The proteins below are encoded in one region of Akkermansiaceae bacterium:
- a CDS encoding HD domain-containing protein has translation MKHVTISQLRLSTGADPLVASFDAQLERKAERETKTGKPYYEITLVDGTGDMKLKVWENRPQFRALQELPDGTLLRFSGEWTQNQYGIDSSKWDMRLLNEGEGADFLAGDPETRARQDADWADVELMLNGIADPRLNEVCAEFVRQYGDRFRRSAAARKNHHARRGGLVEHVAQMMRAAQAMCSVYPKLNRDLMVAGVLFHDCGKMWENSYPEAGFTQPFNLHGEMLGHIPLGIETVNKLWRDLLEKPVAKGWGELEPATEEVHLHLLHLIASHHGTHEWGSPTLPRTPEAMALHYIDNMDAKYEMMRMGYESSPELAPGIQERQFPLPASLVTPLAHFPARSVEPASGDTCAGDELF, from the coding sequence GCATGTTACGATTTCCCAACTCAGGCTGAGCACCGGCGCAGACCCGCTGGTCGCCAGCTTTGACGCCCAGCTTGAACGCAAGGCTGAACGCGAGACGAAAACGGGGAAACCCTACTACGAGATCACACTGGTCGATGGCACCGGTGACATGAAACTCAAGGTCTGGGAAAACAGGCCCCAGTTCCGTGCACTCCAGGAGCTTCCCGACGGCACCTTGCTCCGGTTCAGCGGCGAGTGGACGCAGAACCAGTATGGGATCGATTCCTCGAAGTGGGACATGCGCCTGCTCAACGAAGGTGAGGGCGCGGACTTTCTGGCAGGTGATCCCGAAACAAGGGCGCGGCAGGATGCCGACTGGGCGGATGTCGAGCTGATGCTCAATGGCATCGCCGACCCCCGGCTGAATGAAGTCTGCGCCGAATTTGTCCGGCAGTATGGCGACCGGTTTCGCCGGAGCGCCGCGGCCCGGAAAAACCACCACGCCCGCCGGGGTGGCTTGGTTGAACATGTTGCGCAAATGATGCGTGCGGCCCAGGCGATGTGCTCGGTTTACCCCAAGCTGAACAGGGACCTGATGGTGGCCGGCGTCCTGTTTCATGATTGTGGGAAAATGTGGGAAAACAGCTATCCCGAAGCAGGGTTTACCCAACCGTTCAATCTGCACGGTGAGATGTTGGGCCACATTCCGCTGGGGATCGAGACAGTGAACAAACTCTGGCGCGATTTGTTGGAAAAGCCGGTCGCAAAAGGCTGGGGGGAGCTTGAACCCGCAACCGAAGAGGTTCACCTGCACCTCTTGCACCTTATCGCCAGCCACCATGGCACCCACGAGTGGGGGTCGCCGACCTTGCCCCGGACCCCCGAAGCGATGGCACTGCATTACATCGACAACATGGATGCCAAGTATGAGATGATGCGCATGGGATACGAAAGCTCGCCCGAACTTGCACCCGGAATCCAGGAACGGCAATTTCCATTGCCCGCCAGCCTGGTGACTCCGCTTGCCCATTTTCCAGCTCGATCTGTCGAGCCCGCTTCGGGCGACACCTGTGCCGGGGATGAGCTTTTCTAG
- a CDS encoding sigma-70 family RNA polymerase sigma factor — protein sequence MTKPLRIVSAADEADLDKLSDEELVQLCQDQLPHDLAAYRELVKRYEGLVYNLCMKFLGSREDAEEVAQDSLLQVFHKIHQFQGRAAFKTWLYKIVHNYCRNRISRIIRKREVQEAYEEHAKEDLPVASFEGADSSEKSARIQEALNKLKPKEKEIIVYKFISGMTLQEISDVTGIGVSAAKMRYYRALESFKEAYERTGKNLPAAPVAPTELPSSPATNQPPRLS from the coding sequence GTGACCAAGCCTCTACGCATTGTTTCTGCCGCAGATGAAGCGGATTTGGACAAGCTCTCGGATGAAGAGCTGGTCCAGCTGTGCCAAGACCAGTTACCCCACGACCTTGCCGCATACCGGGAACTCGTAAAGCGCTATGAGGGGCTCGTTTACAATCTGTGCATGAAATTTTTAGGCTCCCGTGAGGATGCCGAGGAGGTGGCGCAAGACTCGTTATTACAAGTGTTTCACAAGATCCACCAGTTCCAGGGGAGGGCCGCATTCAAGACCTGGCTCTATAAAATTGTGCACAATTACTGCCGTAACCGCATCAGTAGGATTATAAGAAAGCGTGAAGTGCAGGAAGCCTACGAGGAACATGCCAAGGAGGATCTGCCGGTCGCCAGCTTTGAAGGTGCCGATTCCTCGGAAAAAAGTGCCCGTATCCAGGAAGCCCTCAATAAACTCAAACCCAAGGAAAAGGAAATCATCGTCTATAAATTCATATCAGGCATGACGCTGCAGGAGATATCCGATGTGACAGGCATTGGTGTCTCAGCCGCCAAGATGCGTTACTACCGCGCCCTTGAGTCGTTCAAGGAGGCCTACGAACGCACCGGCAAGAACCTGCCAGCGGCTCCCGTTGCCCCGACTGAGCTACCCTCTTCCCCAGCCACGAACCAGCCACCCAGATTATCATGA